NNNNNNNNNNNNNNNNNNNNNNNNNNNNNNNNNNNNNNNNNNNNNNNNNNNNNNNNNNNNNNNNNNNNNNNNNNNNNNNNNNNNNNNNNNNNNNNNNNNNNNNNNNNNNNNNNNNNNNNNNNNNNNNNNNNNNNNNNNNNNNNNNNNNNNNNNNNNNNNNNNNNNNNNNNNNNNNNNNNNNNNNNNNNNNNNNNNNNNNNNNNNNNNNNNNNNNNNNNNNNNNNNNNNNNNNNNNNNNNNNNNNNNNNNNNNNNNNNNNNNNNNNNNNNNNNNNNNNNNNNNNNNNNNNNNNNNNNNNNNNNNNNNNNNNNNNNNNNNNNNNNNNNNNNNNNNNNNNNNNNNNNNNNNNNNNNNNNNNNNNNNNNNNNNNNNNNNNNNNNNNNNNNNNNNNNNNNNNNNNNNNNNNNNNNNNNNNNNNNNNNNNNNNNNNNNNNNNNNNNNNNNNNNNNNNNNNNNNNNNNNNNNNNNNNNNNNNNNNNNNNNNNNNNNNNNNNNNNNNNNNNNNNNNNNNNNNNNNNNNNNNNNNNNNNNNNNNNNNNNNNNNNNNNNNNNNNNNNNNNNNNNNNNNNNNNNNNNNNNNNNNNNNNNCCTGCCTCTGGGGAGGTGCTGCGGGATGCAGCGAGGGTTTGGGGGCGGCTGGGAGGCATTGttaggagggaaggagggggaagaaaatccAACATGGTGGAGAGGAGGCTCTGTGCCCGTTAAATCGCCTTTCCTGCCTTTGTTTCCTCCGGTTagctgggagaggaggctgGACAAAGAGGGATCTTGGGGGCTGCCCGTGaggttttttccccccctcagCTTCCCCTCTCGGTGGTGACGGGGAATAGGAACGTGTGCGCTTCCCCCCCCGTGGGGCTCGGGCAGCGTGCTTGCTGCCCCCGGGATCTGCTTTATCAAACCGCTCCCAGCCTGGGCACGAGTGTCACAGAACCAGGAGGTGGCCCGAATAAAACGAGCCAGGGGTGGGAGCGTCTGCAGGCTGAGCCCggctttccctcttcctttcatCCCTTTCTCCACCTGCCGCTCCTCCGAGCTGGCAGGAACAGCTTTGATCGGGAACCCTCTGCTGGGGAACCTGTCCTAAAACCCGCGTCTGGCTTCAGCGAAGCGGGGAGAGGAGATTTTGAGGGGATGAAATAGAAAAAGCTGCTCAATAACGTCCTAGCGAGGGGCCCCGGCGGCTGGGAGCcccattaaaatgttaatttccgCTTTAGAGAGCGGCTCGGTAGCGAGTCGTGCTGAATTCCCAGCTGACAAACGCCCGTGTAAATCTGACAAAAGCCCTCTGGTGAAATCGCTTTCGGGACGAGCTCATGCTAATGACCAGCGGTGGAGTTAAACGGAATAAATTACGGCTGGCTTCGAAGGTGTGCTGCCGAcccaggaggagctggtggcGCTCCCGACGTGTGGGACCTCCGAAATACCGATTGGAGCACGATGGGCTTCGTCCAGACCCGAGAAACTCGGATGGAAAACCCTGGTGTGGCCGGTGGATGTCCCCAAAAcgtcctggttttggctggcgAGCCGCGTGCGAGCAGAGCCTGCTTTGGGCCTCGGATGGCTCCAAGGTCCAGGCTGCTGCCCGAGCAGGATGAGGCTGGCTGGGGACCCTTCTCGCCACGTTTTCAGGTGCTGCCGGGCTGCCCGTCATCCTGCGCCCATCGTGAGAGATGCTTTGAGATGTGTCCCGGTGACTCAAACAGCCCAAATCCCGCCAGCTGGGAGAGGCGGCGAGTGGCGGCTCTCCTGGAGGGCTTTTTTCTCTCCCCGAAGGGAAATTCGGGTGTTGGTTTGAGCAAACCAACTCGTGAAGCCTTTATTTACCGAAGAGCCCGGGTGGGCTTGTGGCGGTGTCAATCCTTGTTGCAGAATTGCACCAGGACCAACAAGAGCGCGCGTACGACCGCTGTTCTGGTCGTTCTGGAAGCCCAGCACCGATATTCCAGTCGTTACGCCCCTCAACCAGCCACGAAGAGCGAAGGCGGCCGCTGGCCTGGGATTCCCAGCTCCCCAGACGCTCCAACATTTCCCTGACGCTCGCTGATGGGCTGTAGGCTCGTTGCCTTGGGCATTTTTAATCAGCCAGCGGGAGAGCACCCAGTGGTTTTGTTGCCTTTTCGGTTCACCCTCAATTTACGCCGCCGTGCTCTGAAAATCCCTCGGTGCCTGCTCACCGGGGTGCTCGGGGTGGGCTCCGCACGGCGCGGGTTATCTGATGCAAACCCCGAACGCACCTAAACCTCCCCGGCGAGCCCGCCAGAGGAACTCCGCCTTCCTGCAGGGTTTCCACTCGCTGCAGGCCCCCGGTGCGCCGCGCCGAGCTCACCTCCCGGCCAGCTCGCCGCGATAAAGCCGTGCGGAGACGCGGCTGATGGGGATTTTAATTGCGCGGGCACAAGCTTCAGGACCCGGCCGAAGAACACCGAAGCGCCGCTGCCCCTTGCATCATCCCCTGGCAGCCGAGGGGATTGCTCAAGCGCAGCGAAGTCAGCAGAGCCCGACGCAGGCACGGCCACGAAGCCAGAAACCCTCTCGAGCTGCGTTTCTTTGTGCCCCCGTAGGCTGAAGAAGGAGCTCCTGCTGCGCCAGGACCCGctcaggaagagaaaggggTTTGTGGTGGATGATGTGCGGGGGATCCTCCCCTCGGAGCTGGTGGGTGGAACGCCGCCTCCTCGAGTTTTATCAGTGGGAGAAAATCCTATAGACCCGCCTTCTCCCCTCCGTTTCTGAAGGACTCTGCGTGCAAAAGGCCATCCCACGACCGGTGGGGTGAAGAGAGAAGCACTGCTGGACTTCAGCGTGGAGATCCCAACGCCTCCAGCTTCCCCCTTTCTCCCCTCTGGGTTTTTTCCTGGATTTCTAGGGGATGTGCCACCTCTAAACCTGTGACCGGCGCTCACACGAGGTTTTGTTGGAGCTGGTCTGAGCCCGCTGCCgcttgtgctgccagcagccgcTCAGTTTTACCCTTTTATGCAGGGTTTCAGGTCAGAAAGCCCCGGGTTGGAGCCCTGAAgctccctcccttctttttttttccccagtctcaACAGTCTCCGGCCCTTCCcaggctgtttgttttcctccctccccagcccgaGCGCCGTGCCCTCGGCCCTCAGCCCAGCGCTCCGGCAGCTGGGAAAAGCCGCGGCCGAGCCGGCGTGGCTGCCGCCGGGAATTGCTGAGCTGGGAGGACGAACCCAAACCCCCGTTGTGCCTCCCGGAGCGCGCTGTCAGCTCGGCGGCTGCGATGGGAAGCGACTGCAGGAGGCCCCAGCGGGATCCGCAGGAACCCGGGGGATACAACGGAGCTGCTGAACGGGCCTCGGATGAAACAGCGTCGTGGTGCCTCCCCGAAACCCCTGCGTCAGCGTGAAATGAGGTTGAAAAGGCATCCGAGAGCTCTTCCGTCTTCTCCAGGAACCCAGATTCGTTTGGGGGCGATGCTGGCCGTGGGGACCGGGGTTTGGGGGAGAAAAGCCCAGGTTTTAGCGGAGACAACCGGCTCTGGGTTTGGTTTAGGCGAGGAAGTCGCGTTGGCTGTCGGCGCTGCCCCAAGTTGCGGTaaatcattaacattttaactGGCACCATAAACGCCACCTGTGCTTCCTCCACGTTGTAGGGTTCGTGGCTCTCTGGTAGCGTCGTAACACGGGATTTGATGCGAACCACGTCTGCCCGGAGGGTCTCCGCCTGCTTCTGTGTCCGGAAAACGTGGAGGGGCTTTAGGCCAGGACGGATCTGGCGGCGTGGAGGATCCCGTGGtagggaaggagcagctgatGGTTTTGTGGGGAGCGGTGGCTGATTCTGCTCCCAAACTGCGTGGTCGCCACAAAGCTTTGGGGGCAAAGCGTCGGAAATCGCCCGGATCAAACCCGGCTCGTGTCAGCTCGCGCCCTGCTCCATGGGACCTGGATCCCCGTGGGATTCCCCCCGTCTTGTtgaggcagagcaggaaggctCAGTAAAGCCCCAGTAATCGGTCTCAGGCGTGCAAGCAGCGGAGTTTTTGTTCATCCCTTTGGTTTTTGAGGAAGCTGGTGACCGGGTTCGCCTCGAGGTTGTGTTTTAAGGGGGATTTGGCTGTGCTAGCCCTCAGCTGGCTCTGCAGGCTGCCGCTTGCGTCCCTCCGAGATTAGGCTCAGCCTCTTGGTGTCGCCTTCAGACGTAGCAGCTGATCCCCCGCTCAGTGAGCTGGGGGGGCGTAATCCCAGGGGGTACAGAGCAAGGGTAGCGGAGTGTCCGCTGAGATGATAAAGCTCCTAAACGGCTTAAATTTCCTCTTGGTGCTACCTGCACCCTCCCGGAGTAATTCTGACCGGCCTGCGGGGCAAATCCCAAAGATTGGGTTCTTGATGAAGCATCCTGAAGCCCTTCATCCAGGATCTCCCGCTCCTGGTGTCACCTGTCATTGCTGGCGCTGCCCCTCTAAGAGGATGAGCGTCGTTAACCCGATAGCTGGTGCTTTAGGAGCAAGGATTTCCCTAACCTCAACACGTGAGGGGAGCCGTGGCGGTGGTTGTGTAGTTGGGACACCTGGGTTGGCTTCCCGTCCCAGACAGCAAGCCGAGTCTCAGCGCAAATGACCTCTCCTCGCGTCTTTTTGTCCCCTCTCCGTGTAGGAATGCATCCTCTCCGGGATCATGTCGGTGAACGGGAAGAAAGTCCTGCACATGGATCGTAACTCGTACTACGGAGGGGAAAGCGCGTCCATTACGCCCCTGGAGGATGTAAGTACGGAGGCCGGCACCCAGCTATCGCGTCCTCCCCGGGCAGATCCAAAGTAACTCCTCGTTAAGGGTTCCCTTGGAGGAAGACCGTTTTATGGCACCCCCGCGCCAGATAAcgatatttaaaatattgaatcTGGGGAATCTGCTTTGAGTTTACGGCGGAGGCTGCCCTCTCCTGAAGCAGGCGTTTTGCTCAGGTTACCGTTAGCCGTGTTAAATAGTGTTTTGGTTCGGCAGGTCGTAAATTGCCAAGCTTTTTAAGCCTTGGAGGAAGCAAGGACGGGTGAGCAAAATAATGCTGCCTGATTCTTACTGTAAGAGCTCACTGGATGCGCTTTGTGTATTTGCATCAAAAGTTTAACTAAAACCCTGGCCAAAAGCTTGCTTATGTtctgctggggagaggagggggcggaaagtgtgtgcatgtgtgggAGAAAGCCCGCCCGTGTGTATTTCCTCTGCCACAATGGGTTTTGTGTTCTCTCCCAAGCTCTACAAAAGGTTTAATCTACCAGGAACTCCACCGGAATCTATGGGACGAGGACGAGACTGGAACGTGGACCTAATTCCGAAATTCCTTATGGCTAACGGTGAGCGCTGCCGGGTTCCCAGATCTGCCTCGTGAGCTCAGCTTGGGACCCTCAGCCGGGGTCAGTGGTCGGTGCTGGAATCAAAGGGCCCTAAATGGCACTAATTAAGGAGGTGCTCGTTGGTGCCACGAACCCGCATCCTTTAATCTGAGAGTTCTGGTGCTGAGACAGCTCTTGTAGACCAAATCCGTGATCAGTTTAGGTTTTTTTTATCAGTGGAAATCAGTTCAGGGGCAGCTCGCTGCCAAATATTGAGCGCTGGCTGCTGGAATCTCACGTCCCTGAAGCAGCAGGGGATGGGTGTGTTCCGTAGGGCCAGCCCCGCTCAGGGATTAGCGCAGTGGAGCAGTGGTTGGTTCCGGACAAGGTTTGGTCATCCTAGTTCCAGCTTATTTCAAACTCACCTGGAAACCCCTTGAGGTGTGCTCCTGAGGCACAGCATCCTTCTGGGGGTGGCGACAGGTAAGGGGGTAAGCCAGGGACTAATTTGGGGTAAATCGGTGGACAATTAACGTGCAGACCGTGCTAGATCTGAACAGCgaggaggagaagctgctgtGCTCCAACGGCACGGCCTTGTCGGTCGTGCTGAGTGTGAAcaagctgcagggagcagagcagcggCGCGTTAACGTGCTGCGGGAGGGCTGGTGGAAACCAGTAGTGACAAGGAAGCTCGTAACTGCCCctaagaaaacatgaaagctgTGCACTAACGCGCTGGCGAGTAtttgctgctccctgcctgtcACACAAAGGACTAAGAGCTGGGTGGGTTGGGTGTGGAGCTGCTCTTGAAGGGCTTGCGTTGTGCTGGGAGATCTGCCTGCATCACTGCCCTCTTCTCATCTTCTGGTTCCTGAACAGCCCCTTGACTTCTGCCCAACCTCCTTCACAGGTCAGTTGGTAAAGATGCTGCTCTACACAGAAGTCACTCGCTACTTAGACTTCAAGGTGATCGAGGGAAGCTTTGTCTACAAGGGAGGGAAGATCTACAAAGTTCCTTCCACTGAGGCAGAAGCCTTGGCATCCAGTGAGTAGTCCCACCTGCCTTTGTTTCCAGCTGAGGCCATCGTCCCTAAACAGGTTTAAATACCAGAATATTTAATCTGTGCTCGCGTCAAAAAGATTTTCAGCTGTTCCTGTGGCGCTGTGCGTAGGCTCCATCCCGATAACAAGTTCTGCTTAGCGTAGGATTCTTCTGCGTCTCATCTGACTTCAGGCACCGCTTGCAGTGTGGGTCCTGGGCTTCCTGACTGCTGTTGGCAATCTTAATCGCTTTTGGCTCCTTAAATTCCACTCTGGAGATAAAAAACTACTGCCCAATAGCTTAGTGACGTGCGTTAGGAGCTAGCAGAGGGCAGTCCGTGACTCGTAGAGACCCATCGTGTGGTCGAGCAGCGCTTGGAAATAAGGCTCCCTGTGTGCAGCTCGTCTGTACGCCGCAGCCTTCCTCGTGACAGACacccctggtgctgctgtgaaGCAATCGGTTGTTGTTCAGCTTGGCTGCGTCGCTGTCCTCCGACGAGCCTCTTCgcaggctgaggctggcaggaggaggaggaggtgccTTTGGTGCTGTCTTCGCCTTCACGTTTCAGCAGGCCCGGTCTTGCTTCTCCAATTTGTAGagaattaaaatgcttaaaggGTGCCTCGTGCAATCCTCCACGGGAAATTCTGACTCCAGCAGCGGTTGCTAGCTACCTGGtgaggctggggcagggagaggagccgTTGAGTAGCTTTGTGAGTTTGACAACGTCTCGTTTTCAGGCTTGATGGGCTTGTTCGAGAAACGCCGGTTCAGGAAATTCCTCGTGTACGTCGCCAACTTTGACGAGAACGATCCCCGAACTTTTGAGGGCGTCGATCCCAAGAAGACCACCATGCGCGACGTCTACAAGAAGTTCGACCTGGGGCAGGATGTGATCGACTTCACGGGCCATGCCCTCGCGCTGTACAGGACTGACGAGTAAGTGTGGGTTCCCTTGGGGCTCGCAGCTCGCGCCCTGCGGGACGAGGGGGGGGGATACCCTGCAGTGTCTGTCCCTGGGTGCCACGTGGAACTTAAAACACCGGGTCCTCTGCTGACGGGGTATTTATTTACACCTTGTGGGCTCCCGGGGTTAACGCGGCATCTCCTTCCCCAGTGAAACCCCTTGTGACGTGAAGCCCTTCTGAAAGGGCACCTCTGGGGAAGTTCTTGCCTGGAGCAGCCAGAGGGCGGGGAAGGGAACGTCATGGGAAGTGAAAGTGGCAGTTTTCTGAGCATTCTGCTCTAAGCCTTGGTTTTGTGAATCACTGCAAACCTTGTAACTGCCCTCTCCAGCTATCTAGATCAACCATGCCAAGAAACAATCAACAGGATTAAGCTCTACAGCGAGTCGCTGGCTAGGTACGGGAAAAGCCCGTACCTGTACCCCCTCTATGGCCTCGGAGAGCTGCCCCAGGGATTTGCAAGGTGAGAACTTGGCTTTGGGCTCCGGGGTTATCTCAGCCCTGCTGCGGCACCAGCAGGGGGTGGGGTCAGATGCGTGGGGTTGGTGGTCGGGCTTCCAGAACGTGATGCCGCGTAAAAATCCCGCGGTTGTTAACGGTTCTCCTGCTGTCTTAAGTCGTGTTTTGAAGAGGTTTAAATCTAATGTGCAGCTCATCCAAGTGGAACAGAAAGAAGGGGCGGGGAGGGCTggtaaaagaaggaaagaaactgtgGAACGTGCTCAAATGGTTTTACTCGTGCAGGCTAAGCGCTATATACGGAGGCACCTACATGCTCAACAAGCCCATTGAAGAAATTGTGATAGAGAACGGCAAAGTGGTCGGCGTGAAGTCTGAAGGGGAGGTACGGTGCCCTCCAGTTCTTTCCTTACCCCCGACCCCACGTCTCAGAATTGAGGCTGGCAGCCATCGGTCTGAGCAAAGGCTCGTTAAAGCCAAATTGCTCGGCTGGCGGAGTTCTGCTCCGTGCCAGCTTGTTCGCCAAGAAGCCTCGATGGCGAGGAGTACAGTGCAGTAATCCCGGAGCTGGAGCGAGTCTGGAGGGAGTGGCAAGGTTGTCTTTAAACAAATCAGGCTCCAAAACTGGACAGGAGCTGCGTGGTGTGGCTGACCTGGGCACCAAACCGTTCTGCCCTCGATGTTAAGTTCTagctgctcagcctgctggcttCTCCACGGCTTCTTCGCAACCCGGCAGTAGAAAACTAACTAGTAAGAGTGCTGCAAGCTGCTGGGAAGCTATAAATGCGCTTCCAAGCGCAGCGTGAGCTTTGTAGGACAGCTTAGCCCTCCCTGGTAGGGTAACGTGTCCCGCCTGGGTATGGATGACACGTCCTGGCTAGCAGAGGAGGTGATAATCCACGCTACAGACTGATGTGCCCAAGTGCGGGCTGCCTGGAGGCCTCAGATGGGCCAAATGTTAAACTATTGCCGTGATCCTGAGTTCGTGTGAAGTGGCCAGGCCTTACCTGCTCGCTTCAGCCTGGAGCGCAGCGAGTTACGGTCCTGGCCTGGAGGGACCGGGCTCTGCGGTGGTCAGAGCGTGGCTGGTGTCCTGAGCGATGAGGGGAAGGTGTGATCAGCCGCACAGCTTCACGGAGCGGGTGCTGTCCCTGGGA
The nucleotide sequence above comes from Oxyura jamaicensis isolate SHBP4307 breed ruddy duck chromosome 1, BPBGC_Ojam_1.0, whole genome shotgun sequence. Encoded proteins:
- the GDI2 gene encoding rab GDP dissociation inhibitor beta; its protein translation is MSVNGKKVLHMDRNSYYGGESASITPLEDLYKRFNLPGTPPESMGRGRDWNVDLIPKFLMANGQLVKMLLYTEVTRYLDFKVIEGSFVYKGGKIYKVPSTEAEALASSLMGLFEKRRFRKFLVYVANFDENDPRTFEGVDPKKTTMRDVYKKFDLGQDVIDFTGHALALYRTDDYLDQPCQETINRIKLYSESLARYGKSPYLYPLYGLGELPQGFARLSAIYGGTYMLNKPIEEIVIENGKVVGVKSEGEVARCKQLICDPSYVSDRVTKVGQVIRVICILSHPIKNTNDANSCQIIIPQNQVNRKSDIYVCMISSAHNVAAQGKYIAIASTTVETADPEKEIKPALDLLEPIEQKFVSISDLFAPTDLGTESQIFISRTYDATTHFETTCDDIKDIYKRMMGSEFDFEEMKRKKNDIYGEEEQQ